CCTGCACCGCCTGCGCGGGCAGCGGCGCGCCGTGGGCGTCCACGACGACCACCAGCGGCGCGTTGAAGCCCGGCCCGAAACCGTCGCTGACCAGGTCGTACGCCGTGCGCGCGTCCGTCCCGACGGCCTGCGAGCCGCCGCCCGGCAGGCCGAGGTCCAGGCTCGCCGCGGGCACCGCCAGGGTGCCGAGGCCGGCCAGGCCGACGAGCAGGACGGGCAGCGGGCGGCGGACCACGAAGCGCGCCCAGCGCTCACCCATGGTGGTCCTGCCGCTGGTGCGCAGCGCCCGCTTCCAGACCGGCAGCCGGTCGATGGCGCGGCCGACGAAGCCCAGCACCGCGGGCAGCAGCGTGATCGCGACCAGGACGGCCACCACGACGGCGCCGGAGGCGGCCAGGCCCATCACGGTGAGGAACGGGACGCCCGCGACGGCGAGCCCGGCGAGGGCGACGACCACGGTCAGGCCGGCGAAGACGACGGCGCTGCCGGCGGTGGCGGTGGCCCGGGCGGCCGCCTCCTCCGGCTCCAGGCCCTCGTCCAGGTGGCGACGGTGGCGGAACAGGATGAACAGCGCGTAGTCGATGCCGACGGCGAGGCCGACCATCAGGGCCAGCACCGGCGCGGTGGTGATGATCTGGAACGAGCCGGTGAGCGCCAGCAGTCCGGCCATCGACACGCCGACGCCGACCAGTGCGGTCAGCAGCGGCAGCCCGGCCGCGACCAGCGTGCCCAGGGTGATCACCAGCACCACCCCGGCCACCAGCAGGCCGATCGACTCGGAGCCGCCTTCGATCTGGGCGAACCTGTTGTAGGCGTCGCCGCCGAAGGCCACGTCCACCCCGGCCGCCCGGGCCGGTTCGGCGGCCGCCTTGACCGCCTCGCGCTGCTGGTCGGTGACCTCGGCGAGCTTGTGGTCGAAGGAGACCAGGGCGATCGCGACCCGCTGGTCCGGCGAGACCGCACCGGTGGCGTACGGGTCGGGCACCGCGGCCACGCCGGGGACGTGGGCGATCCGGCCGACGGCCTCGCCGACCGCCTTGGCCGCCTCGGGTGAGGCGATTCCGCCGGGGCCGCCGGCGGCGAAGACGACCTGGGCGGAGCCGTGGCCCTGCGCCGGGAAGGTGTCCTTGATCCGGTCCAGGGTCGCCTGCGCCTCGGTACCGGGCACCTTGAACTCGTCGCTGGTCTTGCCGGCGAAGGCGCCCGCGGCCCCGCCGATCGCGATCAGCACGGCGATCCAGACGGCCAGGACGGCACGCCGCCGGCGGAAGCAGTAGCGGCCCAGTCGGTACAGGTACGTGGCCATGGGGCGGTCCTCGGGGTCGGTCAGGGATGCGGTCGTGGAGTCGGTCGGCTGTCGATCGGATGTCGGCCGACTGTCAGTCGGGGCGGGTCGCGTTCCACCGTACGCTCAAGTTTGTCGGGTGACAAAGTTGGTCGACCGAATCACTCGACAAGATCGACCGACCGGATCGCTCGACACGGTTCCCCGACCGTGGCGATACCCTGGCTGGATGGCTCATGTCCCCGCCTCCGAACGCCGCCCGCAACTGGTCCAGGCCGCACTCGACCTGATGGCCAGGGAGGGGGTCGCGGCCGGCAGCACCCGCGCGATCGCGGCCGAGCTGGGCGTGGCCCAGGCGACGGTGCACTACACCTTCGGCACCAAGAAGGACC
The genomic region above belongs to Streptomyces sp. 1331.2 and contains:
- a CDS encoding MMPL family transporter, yielding MATYLYRLGRYCFRRRRAVLAVWIAVLIAIGGAAGAFAGKTSDEFKVPGTEAQATLDRIKDTFPAQGHGSAQVVFAAGGPGGIASPEAAKAVGEAVGRIAHVPGVAAVPDPYATGAVSPDQRVAIALVSFDHKLAEVTDQQREAVKAAAEPARAAGVDVAFGGDAYNRFAQIEGGSESIGLLVAGVVLVITLGTLVAAGLPLLTALVGVGVSMAGLLALTGSFQIITTAPVLALMVGLAVGIDYALFILFRHRRHLDEGLEPEEAAARATATAGSAVVFAGLTVVVALAGLAVAGVPFLTVMGLAASGAVVVAVLVAITLLPAVLGFVGRAIDRLPVWKRALRTSGRTTMGERWARFVVRRPLPVLLVGLAGLGTLAVPAASLDLGLPGGGSQAVGTDARTAYDLVSDGFGPGFNAPLVVVVDAHGAPLPAQAVQGVAGKLQTLKGVRTLLPPQVDEAGRTALVPVIPQTGPDHPDTRALVDEIRDQRAELKAATGADIAVTGTTAANIDVSAKLGQALPPFVAVIVGIALVLLALAFRSVLVPLKAVLGFLLSIGASLGAVVAVYQWGWLDGLIDVPKVGPVVSFVPILLIGVLFGLAMDYELFLVSGMKEQYVHGKAPREAVVGGVKGGARVVTAAALIMVSVFGAFVFGHDPIVQPIGFALAVGVLVDAFVVRMALVPAAMALFGKAAWWFPKPLEKVVPKVDMEGEQLIARLEEEPAKEPVAV